The proteins below are encoded in one region of Plutella xylostella chromosome 13, ilPluXylo3.1, whole genome shotgun sequence:
- the LOC119692294 gene encoding protein bric-a-brac 1 isoform X2 encodes MFPASTSSCDELLPEAQFRKMGSSEGQQTFCLKWNHHKTNLVEILEALIKVETYVDCTLVVDGQAAFKAHRVVLAANSPYFQAILADVPMDHCSILLPGVQDFEMRALLEYMYTGEVNVAQAHIPRIMRVAEQLEVKGLFDMSELRRGPERAPGSPPRVAPAAPSSASPPAPAPPPRWPPPPLPALSAAYDSADMNPLKRKKLSSMLATRDTPILRTVLAQAAPPDSSQPPPPPRLGSNGSHEDASPPRVDYRPRRLSSRASSPHYLHSDRSEDAHSPYTERSFDPDPPRSFHPSPPPSAFPPDARAPLASYVAPQQKPEWKRYKQYTRSDIMSAIECVRNGMSALQASRKYGVPSRTLYDKVKKLGITTSRPMSRGVKRESNGAAFPYGLSGAGGAEDAGGAGGLLDASFLQQALEGATRDGGREALHAMALAAAAHAALAPRSPPPASPPSHDDDHVEDLSVARRRDEPPGVIMPPRNFALDCSSAERD; translated from the exons ATGTTTCCGGCGTCTACTTCAAGTTGTGATGAACTTTTGCCAG AAGCTCAATTCAGAAAGATGGGAAGCAGCGAGGGCCAGCAGACGTTCTGTCTGAAGTGGAACCACCACAAGACCAACCTGGTGGAGATCCTGGAGGCTTTGATCAAGGTGGAGACTTATGTGGACTGCACGCTGGTGGTGGACGGGCAGGCGGCCTTCAAGGCGCACCGCGTGGTGCTGGCCGCCAACTCGCCCTACTTCCAGGCCATCCTCGCCGACGTGCCCAtggaccactgcagcatccTACTGCCCGGCGTGCAGGACTTCGAGATGCGCGCGCTGCTCGAGTACATGTACACGGGCGAGGTGAACGTGGCGCAGGCGCACATCCCGCGCATCATGCGAGTGGCCGAGCAGCTCGAGGTCAAGGGGCTGTTCGACATGAGCGAGCTGCGGCGCGGCCCCGAGCGCGCCCCCGGCAGCCCCCCGCGCGtcgcccccgccgcgccctcCAGCGCGtccccccccgcccccgcgccgccgccgcgctggcccccgccgccgctgcccgcGCTCTCCGCCGCCTACGACTCCGCCGACATGAACCCGCTCAAGCGCAAGAAGCTGTCCAGCATGCTGGCCACGCGCGACACGCCCATCCTGCGCACCGTGCTGGCGCAGGCGGCGCCGCCCGACTCCTCGcagccgcccccgcccccgcgcctcGGCTCCAACGGCTCGCACGAGGACGCCTCCCCCCCGCGCGTCGACTaccgcccgcgccgcctgtCCTCGCGCGCCTCCTCGCCGCACTACCTGCACTCCGACCGCTCCGAGGACGCGCACTCGCCCTACACCGAGCGCTCCTTCGACCCCGACCCCCCGCGCTCCTTCCACCCCTCCCCGCCGCCCTCCGCCTTCCCGCCGgacgcgcgcgcgccgctcgccTCCTACGTCGCGCCGCAGCAGAAGCCCGAGTGGAAGAGATACAAGCAGTACACGAGATCCGACATCATGTCCGCGATAGAGTGCGTCAGGAACGGCATGAGCGCGCTGCAGGCGTCGCGCAAGTACGGCGTGCCGTCGCGCACGCTGTACGACAAGGTGAAGAAGCTGGGCATCACGACGAGCCGGCCGATGAGCCGCGGGGTCAAGCGCGAGTCCAACGGCGCCGCGTTCCCGTACGGGCtgagcggcgcgggcggcgcggaggacgcggggggcgcgggggggctgCTGGACGCGTCGTTCCTGCAGCAGGCGCTAGAGGGCGCCACGCGGGACGGCGGGCGCGAGGCGCTGCACGCCatggcgctggcggcggccgCGCACGCCGCGCTGGCGCCGCGCTCTCCCCCGCCCGCCTCCCCGCCCTCGCACGACGACGACCACGTGGAGGACCTGTCGGTGGCGCGGCGCCGCGACGAGCCGCCTGGCGTCATCATGCCGCCGCGCAACTTCGCGCTGGACTGCAGCAGCGCCGAGCGCGACtga
- the LOC105392526 gene encoding sterol regulatory element-binding protein 1: MERDETFVNSDVFNVQDIAEIEDFLSGCDGDFMQKLEQELALTDNDAAMLNVDTKVEVATSPQVSPYYTTAGNPLVSQQTRLPSIQTVHRAPPSIKPVPGGYTRESVYQLKEESPLPDVTQHSQRQQAAQPPLVVQQVVPSPLYVNLPPGSYQRLPDRTSILQLENLTQINQQPKLQPQQPLLIQNNAKGVTPVIFKGADANFSPLILQSNMINPEAQTIMYTSAPVQGVAPGIINTQANTDARPLRTFLTSNNGTVLTTGIPVVFEGDKIALSREPTASPPKVREVKRSAHNAIERRYRTSINERIIELKNMLVGEEAKLNKSAILRKTIEYIKYLQNQNSRLKQENLALKLACQKSGVKDPIIMEGAYTPPHSDISSPYHSPHGIDSDGPSSPEFKVEEKYSKVVMGMGDHSRLALCAFMIGLLTFNPFSALFSSYMTPAASFDYTARVDQRRILADDLDGGMSWGVWLFNTFFISMINFIVLGGCLIKLLVYGDTVPKFQSKEAGVFYKHKRQGDNFMKRNDPANARLEYHRALAACGAGVRGGRGRRAGPALAAAGLRQALQRTPPGAALARRAGDLWADSPARRATQHWASEVSNVSHRLAQLALLSDHSGRSERILLALQAVNLAEVAGNRPMVADTYVTAALVFKNYMPKFGRWLCGYYLRLARNACSDSCLAPPVRLRWLLTDEGQKFLSTRQWSYEEAHPPAVLFSLLPNKADPLAYAMRAYHLELLQKSLQLLLCADENSNTRDVLAITKLITDDVSTDAPTHTGCWDPVMEWWANIVAVAAAWLLGDAAAAAETADRVHLMPEPLASSEDPLPGALHMAYKSRRGLLTLSQCSDATQRERSSETILKVCDIAGGRLADSLAYYCCRKPTQLMLLMQVLCCDWLLEVRAGVWEANAGAESKPAPANQLRAFQRDLHSLRRLSTNIPWVTSRVFLHSAVCRMLAGAAPRRTQQLLDGSLRPRPHRASAICGKERVLEGGGGEGERAVALYMACKHLPEAVISTPGERAGMLAQAAATLQRIGHRSRLPHCYHLMKSFGTLPSAP; the protein is encoded by the exons ATGGAGCGTGATGAAACCTTCGTGAATTCTGATGTTTTTAATGTGCAGGACATTGCTGAAATCGAAG ATTTTCTTAGTGGTTGTGATGGAGACTTCATGCAAAAGCTCGAGCAGGAGCTAGCGCTCACCGACAATGATGCTGCGATGTTGAATGTTGACACAAAAGTTGAGGTTGCAACTTCTCCTCAAGTGTCCCCCTACTACACCACTGCGGGGAACCCCCTGGTGTCGCAGCAGACCCGTTTGCCTTCCATACAAACCGTACACCGAGCTCCGCCTTCTATTAAACCAGTGCCAGGAGGTTATACGAGGGAGAGTGTGTACCAGCTTAAAGAAGAGTCACCGTTGCCCGATGTTACTCAGCACAGTCAAAGGCAACAGGCAGCCCAGCCCCCGCTGGTGGTCCAGCAAGTGGTCCCAAGCCCTCTTTACGTTAACCTCCCACCAGGGAGCTACCAGCGCTTGCCGGACCGAACCTCCATTCTACAGCTTGAAAACCTCACGCAAATCAACCAACAGCCGAAGCTGCAACCTCAGCAGCCTCTGCTCATACAGAACAATGCTAAGGGAGTCACCCCAGTTATTTTCAAAGGTGCCGATGCCAACTTCTCACCGCTTATTCTGCAGTCTAATATGATTAACCCAGAGGCACAGACAATAATGTACACCAGTGCACCAGTACAAG GTGTAGCACCAGGCATCATTAACACACAAGCGAATACAGATGCTAGACCTCTCCGCACATTTTTGACCAGTAACAATGGTACCGTCCTCACAACTGGCATCCCAGTTGTATTTGAAGGAGACAAAATTGCTCTAAGTAGGGAGCCCACTGCCTCTCCGCCTAAAGTGAGAGAAGTTAAGAGAAGTGCCCACAATGCAATCGAGAGAAGATACAGAACTAGTATTAATGAGAGAATCATagaacttaaaaatatgctGGTAGGAGAGGAAGCTAAG CTAAACAAATCAGCAATATTACGCAAAACCATAGAATACATAAAGTACCTGCAAAACCAGAACTCCAGACTAAAACAAGAGAACCTAGCTCTCAAACTAGCCTGCCAGAAGTCTGGAGTGAAGGATCCCATCATCATGGAGGGAGCGTACACTCCGCCGCACAGTGACATCTCCTCTCCATACCACTCTCCTCACGGCATTGACAGTGATGGACCTTCGTCCCCAGAGTTCAAA GTAGAAGAAAAATACTCCAAAGTGGTGATGGGCATGGGTGACCACTCGCGCCTCGCTCTATGCGCGTTCATGATCGGGTTATTGACTTTCAACCCCTTCAGTGCCTTGTTCAGTAGCTACATGACCCCGGCTGCGAGCTTCGACTACACAGCCAGGGTTGACCAGAGGAGAATACTGGCTGATGATTTGG ATGGTGGGATGTCGTGGGGAGTGTGGCTGTTCAACACATTCTTCATCTCCATGATTAACTTCATAGTGCTGGGAGGGTGTCTCATAAAGTTGTTGGTCTACGGGGACACAGTTCCCAAGTTTCAATCTAAAGAGGCTGGCGTGTTCTACAAACACAAACGACAAGGAGACAACTTTATGAAACGG AACGACCCAGCAAACGCGCGGCTAGAATACCACCGCGCGCTGGCAGCGTGCGGCGCGGGGgtgcgcggggggcgcgggcggcgcgcgggcccGGCGCTGGCGGCCGCGGGGCTGCGCCAGGCGCTGCAGCGCACGCCGCCGGGGGCTGCGCTGGCGAGGCGAGCTGGGGACCTGTGGGCTGACAG CCCTGCTCGCCGCGCCACTCAACACTGGGCGTCCGAAGTCTCAAACGTGTCCCACCGTTTGGCCCAACTGGCCCTTCTCTCGGACCACTCTGGGCGAAGTGAGCGCATTCTGCTGGCCCTACAAGCGGTCAACTTGGCCGAAGTGGCCGGGAATAGACCGATGGTGGCCGATACTTACGTCACCGCTGCGTTGGTCTTCAAGAATTACATGCCTAAGTTTGGACGCTGGTTGTGTGG CTACTACCTGCGCCTGGCTCGCAACGCGTGCTCAGACTCCTGCCTGGCGCCGCCAGTGCGCCTGCGCTGGCTGCTCACTGATGAAGGACAGAAGTTCCTGTCGACAAGGCAGTGGAGCTATGAGGAGGCGCATCCACCGGCCGTTCTGTTCTCGCTGTTGCCTAATAAGGCGGATCCTTTGGCTTATGCTATGCGG GCATACCACCTCGAGCTTCTTCAGAAGAGCCTGCAGTTATTGCTATGTGCCGACGAGAACAGCAACACTCGCGACGTGCTCGCTATTACGAAGCTGATCACTGATGACGTTTCTACTGATGCGCCTACGCACACAG GCTGCTGGGACCCAGTGATGGAGTGGTGGGCCAACATAGTAGCAGTCGCCGCGGCGTGGTTGCTAGgcgacgcggcggcggcggccgagACAGCTGATCGCGTGCACCTGATGCCCGAGCCACTGGCTAGCAGCGAGGACCCGCTGCCAGG GGCCCTGCACATGGCATACAAAAGCCGCCGTGGCCTACTGACGTTATCACAGTGCAGCGATGCGACCCAACGGGAGAGGAGCTCAGAAACCATTCTTAAG GTTTGCGATATCGCTGGAGGCAGGTTAGCAGACTCTTTGGCTTACTACTGCTGCAGAAAACCAACACAACTTATGCTG TTGATGCAAGTGCTGTGCTGTGATTGGCTGCTGGAGGTGCGCGCGGGGGTGTGGGAGGCGAACGCGGGGGCGGAGTCGAAGCCGGCGCCGGCCAATCAGCTGCGAGCGTTCCAGAGAGACCTGCATTCGCTGCGCCGACTCTCGACGAATATTCCT TGGGTGACATCCCGCGTGTTCCTCCACTCGGCGGTCTGCCGGATgctggcgggcgcggcgccgcgACGCACGCAGCAGCTGTTGGACGGGAGTCTACGCCCGCGCCCGCACCGCGCCTCCGCCATCTGCGGGAAAG
- the LOC119692294 gene encoding protein bric-a-brac 1 isoform X1, translating to MNFYEENHFGASWISSLAEAQFRKMGSSEGQQTFCLKWNHHKTNLVEILEALIKVETYVDCTLVVDGQAAFKAHRVVLAANSPYFQAILADVPMDHCSILLPGVQDFEMRALLEYMYTGEVNVAQAHIPRIMRVAEQLEVKGLFDMSELRRGPERAPGSPPRVAPAAPSSASPPAPAPPPRWPPPPLPALSAAYDSADMNPLKRKKLSSMLATRDTPILRTVLAQAAPPDSSQPPPPPRLGSNGSHEDASPPRVDYRPRRLSSRASSPHYLHSDRSEDAHSPYTERSFDPDPPRSFHPSPPPSAFPPDARAPLASYVAPQQKPEWKRYKQYTRSDIMSAIECVRNGMSALQASRKYGVPSRTLYDKVKKLGITTSRPMSRGVKRESNGAAFPYGLSGAGGAEDAGGAGGLLDASFLQQALEGATRDGGREALHAMALAAAAHAALAPRSPPPASPPSHDDDHVEDLSVARRRDEPPGVIMPPRNFALDCSSAERD from the exons ATGAACTTTTACGAAGAGAACCATTTCGGTGCTTCTTGGATTTCTAGTTTGGCTG AAGCTCAATTCAGAAAGATGGGAAGCAGCGAGGGCCAGCAGACGTTCTGTCTGAAGTGGAACCACCACAAGACCAACCTGGTGGAGATCCTGGAGGCTTTGATCAAGGTGGAGACTTATGTGGACTGCACGCTGGTGGTGGACGGGCAGGCGGCCTTCAAGGCGCACCGCGTGGTGCTGGCCGCCAACTCGCCCTACTTCCAGGCCATCCTCGCCGACGTGCCCAtggaccactgcagcatccTACTGCCCGGCGTGCAGGACTTCGAGATGCGCGCGCTGCTCGAGTACATGTACACGGGCGAGGTGAACGTGGCGCAGGCGCACATCCCGCGCATCATGCGAGTGGCCGAGCAGCTCGAGGTCAAGGGGCTGTTCGACATGAGCGAGCTGCGGCGCGGCCCCGAGCGCGCCCCCGGCAGCCCCCCGCGCGtcgcccccgccgcgccctcCAGCGCGtccccccccgcccccgcgccgccgccgcgctggcccccgccgccgctgcccgcGCTCTCCGCCGCCTACGACTCCGCCGACATGAACCCGCTCAAGCGCAAGAAGCTGTCCAGCATGCTGGCCACGCGCGACACGCCCATCCTGCGCACCGTGCTGGCGCAGGCGGCGCCGCCCGACTCCTCGcagccgcccccgcccccgcgcctcGGCTCCAACGGCTCGCACGAGGACGCCTCCCCCCCGCGCGTCGACTaccgcccgcgccgcctgtCCTCGCGCGCCTCCTCGCCGCACTACCTGCACTCCGACCGCTCCGAGGACGCGCACTCGCCCTACACCGAGCGCTCCTTCGACCCCGACCCCCCGCGCTCCTTCCACCCCTCCCCGCCGCCCTCCGCCTTCCCGCCGgacgcgcgcgcgccgctcgccTCCTACGTCGCGCCGCAGCAGAAGCCCGAGTGGAAGAGATACAAGCAGTACACGAGATCCGACATCATGTCCGCGATAGAGTGCGTCAGGAACGGCATGAGCGCGCTGCAGGCGTCGCGCAAGTACGGCGTGCCGTCGCGCACGCTGTACGACAAGGTGAAGAAGCTGGGCATCACGACGAGCCGGCCGATGAGCCGCGGGGTCAAGCGCGAGTCCAACGGCGCCGCGTTCCCGTACGGGCtgagcggcgcgggcggcgcggaggacgcggggggcgcgggggggctgCTGGACGCGTCGTTCCTGCAGCAGGCGCTAGAGGGCGCCACGCGGGACGGCGGGCGCGAGGCGCTGCACGCCatggcgctggcggcggccgCGCACGCCGCGCTGGCGCCGCGCTCTCCCCCGCCCGCCTCCCCGCCCTCGCACGACGACGACCACGTGGAGGACCTGTCGGTGGCGCGGCGCCGCGACGAGCCGCCTGGCGTCATCATGCCGCCGCGCAACTTCGCGCTGGACTGCAGCAGCGCCGAGCGCGACtga